Genomic window (Nicotiana sylvestris chromosome 7, ASM39365v2, whole genome shotgun sequence):
CAACTTGTCTACCCAATcacggaaattgggaacatcTTCCACAACTCTCATGGTTTCTTAAAAAGAAAggcaaaattagaaaaatcaacaaagttgaagaaaaaggtacgagaaagttagaagactcacgtgcaaaattccacttctcaaggAAGGGAACGTTCTCATCACTTACTAAATCAACAGTGGGGGCAGAGACAAAccgggcataccagccacgatctttgtcatcttcagggctaactagaactcttttgctcctggctactagtgtaaaaacaccattgcaAAAGAGTCTAGGGGATTAAAGGTGAATCAGATGCGGGAAAGTAAAAGGCACACTGGGTGTGTTagtcaaatgcctcaaacaggcgacaaccctccatattattgggccaatttgacctaaCCAAACATCAAAGAAACGACATAAGTTGAGAATAACAGgatcaatagcaggtttgaatcctaaagtgaaagggtaCGTATAGACAAATGAAAATCCGGTTAAGTAAGAGGTAATTCTTTGATTCGGATTGGGAATAATGATAGGAAAGTCATGATCCCAATGACAGTCTCTACGAACTAAAgaaatcaaaccttcagtgaTTTGAGTGGGATAGATATCGGCGTGATCTAAAGAAGATACTTGATTTCTAAGAGATTCTCTGTCATTATAGAAAGATAGTTCCACGGGAACTATCTCCTCTACTAGAGGTTCAGAAGATTCCTTACCTCTAGAAGAAGATCTGTGTGAAAGGGAACCTCTAGTTCTAGAAGAAGGGCCAGAACTAGGCGAAGGAAGGGAAGAACCACACAAGGATGAAGATCCTAAattacgaagcctacctcctctttTGCTCCTACTGGGGACATCAGGGAAGTTATCAACTATGGGGACCCTTCTAGGGTTATGGTATAATGAAGACATGATGATACGATGAAAAAGCAAATaaagatttgagaaaattggatgtTCAAAAAACTTTATGTGGTAAAGACAAAGAAggaagttatatttatactgaTAAACAACCGCCAAAGAAAAATGTACAATGATAgaaggaccataataatgataattGATGCTTCGTGAATAGTGAAGTTGTGAAAAAGCCTTAAAAAGTGCTGCAAAATTGCAGAACTAATGAAAAGATGACACGTGTGAAGagtattaaatggaagtgacaattaaAGCATCGATTCTGTCATaacattaatggtgacaaaaatccTCATTTTTAATGAAATtacttcccaaatatttaatcgatgaataaatggcaagttgggggactatttgtattggaaaaaattgagtttacatattaaagtggtgtaaagatgacgtgtcatgatacatagactggtcaaagagttacaactagcaaagaggcacgagttgcaacagatacgagcagaggcaaaGGAAGTGGCACAAGCGGTTATGTAAAAGACTCAACGCTCGTAattatttaagtccaagaattaaggggaatgaatctgacactACATGGGAGCATAGATACAATATTTATTGagccttaaatactaaaaactttagagaatctgtattaaatgcaatgattatgtaacgtagcatttaatgtctttaattgtccataatgaccttattatgacaaaggcaaaatgCATATCcccaaaatagctataaaagggggAGAGTGGGTCAATTAAGACACACGAAAAACTATTTGAATATACTGGTTTACTTGTTTTCTTCTGATTATATCATTGCTAGTAAAATTACTTTCTTCTATACtttttttgattatcagtaacccgagttcttctaagtTATCGCTTTGACGGAAATcccactttttggttaaacaatattATTTATAGAATAATTTTAATAATTCTTGTAACAGTTCTCTCAATAAaaaaaattttcaaaattaaaatttataaaattttaCCTTAAATTAAGATTAGTCTTATTACCCATTGAAGAAGAATTATTAATGGCTTGTATCTACAAAAGCTAACACAATAGGTTTCAGATAAAAATTATAATAATctttcataaataaataaattaagattTTTCATTCAAGTTTGGCTTTAAGCCTCTTCGTGAGTCGCCCGGCAGAACCTCGTCATTTAGCTAATTGTGATTTTCTAGCTCAATCTTAGTAATTGTGATTAAATCTTGTTTCACCaaaaaaagtaaacaaaaaagTCTTGTTAGTTGTTTCACCTCCATAGCATTAATCTTCTGGTGCTAACAAGAAAGCAAAAAGGATAAAGGAAAATTCCAGCCATATCTAACCCGGTCCAGCCAAAAAATAAAGAACCGGTCAAACCGGTTCGTAGAAAACGGTCAAAACTCTCCTCATCGGTTTCTCAACCACATCCACTGACATTCTACCACGTGTAATGACCCTATTGGTGTAGCCCCAGGAATCCAATGACACAACTACTTTCTCACTTTCCCCCCCTATATAAAACGGTCTTATATCGTAGACCTCTTTACTTGTGAGTAGTCTCGAGCAACTAAATATGGCGCGAAATAGTTGCTGCTTTCCGGCAGGTTTCCCGTCATTTCCCCTCACTCTAGCTCTCATTTTCTTCCTCTCCGTCAATCTCCTCCGGCATTGCTCTGCCGGTGGCCATGACTACCGCGACGCCCTCCGAAAAAGCATCCTCTTCTTCGAAGGCCAACGCTCCGGCAAACTTCCGCCCGACCAACGTATTAAGTGGCGTAAAGACTCCGCCTTGCACGATGGCGCCTCCGCCGGAGTAAGTAACAATTATAATATCTCAATCCCTAGCTAGTTGGAGTGTAAATGGAGCTAGAATTTTTACTAAATTGTGTCAAAATATAAACAATTAGATAACGGAAAAGTCAAAGAGACAATATATAGTAAATATACataaaacaaaaactttattTACTAATACAATATAATTTTGCTAGTGCCCACAGGATAGAATTGGTTATTAATCGACCTAAATTACACGTGACATTTTGTACAGGTGGACTTGACAGGAGGTTACTATGATGCCGGAGACAACGTCAAATTCGTGTTTCCAATGGCGTTCACTACTACATTGTTGTCGTGGAGCATAATAGACTTCAAAAGGAACATCGGTAGTGAGCTTGGAAACGCCGTGAAAGCAGTGAAATGGGCGACGGATTTCTTGTTAAAAGCCACGGCTAAAGAAGGCGTCATATATGTACAAGTGGGTGATGCATTTTCTGACCATAGTTGTTGGGAAAGGCCAGAAGATATGGACACTTTGAGAACTGTTTACAAGATTGACCAGAATCATCCCGGATCAGACGTCGCCGGTGAAATCGCTGCCGCTTTAGCCGCCGCCTCGATTGTTTTCCGGTCACTTGACTCTTCTTACTCTAGTCTCCTACTTGATCGTGCCGTTAAAGTAAGTTATGCTGTTTCTCTTTGGCCTTTTCTGTACTGTTTTTAGCTTTTCGCTTTTCGCTTTTCTACTTTTTGCTTCTTTTGTTTCGGAATAATAGTTGTTTGCAATGTAAATATTAAATGTACGTACAACTATACACTTTTAAGCTACTTAGGTTAATATtgacattttattttaaaaaaagtgTCTTAATGTGTTGTTGCATGAGATTATCCTACATTCTCGGGTGTAATTAGTAAGTATTGACATAAAGTTTAAGAGAGTGAAATAATATAATTTAGCAAATCAAGGATAGGTCCATAAAGTGTGGATTTATTCTCTAAAGTCTCAAAAGCGAAATGCGTTGGGAAGTGTTGTGTTGGTGTCCTTTTCTGGATATTGGTCTGGTAACAAACATTAAATAAGTTTGTTGGCGCCTCCCAAGAATTTCCCCATACTGGTAATTGGTCTTATACGTGTAACTAATTCTGCCTTTGGGATTTACCAGGATGGGTTTGCACTTGCTTTTCCTAGAATTTCCTCAAAAATAGAAGGGATATTACTAacacttttctttatttttttcattttgacaAGCTAAAGCTAAGTTAGTACTGTGGACATAGTTATTTCGTGTAACCATAGTCATTTTGCATGTGAATAGATGGTGTGAACAAAGCCCCCcggaggggggggggagggtcATTATATATATCAAGATCTTGCTTTTGGAAATAATAAGATTACATGATCAGTATAACTTAGGTAAAAACACCGTCACCACTTTCCAAATATCACTATCAACCGCAGATGAAGGAAAAGATATATAATATGACCGTTGTATTATAACGGTCGCTTGTTTTGTAGGTTTTCGAGTTTGCCAACAGGCACAGAGGTGCATACAGCTCCAGTTTGCACTCTGCAGTTTGCCCTTTTTACTGTGATTTTGATGGATACCAGGTAACTTTAGTTTTATGAAGAAAATCATTTTGGTCGTTGATTAAGTTAATCagaattaatttttatattatcaGCGTATATAAATCTTGTTGGTTATGGTTTATATTAAACAGGACGAATTGCTTTGGGGTGCGGCGTGGCTACATAAAGCAACAAGGAGGCGCCAATACAGAGAGTACATAGTGAAAAACGAGGTTATATTAAGAGCTGGAGACACAATTAATGAATTCGGTTGGGATAATAAACACGCAGGGATTAATGTCCTCATTTCCAAGGTTAGTCTGTTCTAGACTTAATTAATAACCTGGATAAGGAAATATTACTTACATCACTTATTAACTAATCCACTACTCATTTCATATTCGTCTTTTTCTTGGTTCCCTATATACACTGGTATTGGTTTCTTTCTAGTGTCTGTACAGTACTTATCAAATCCTTGTCTCATTTATGACTTAGATATATTCTTCTGGTACTGTGATTATCTATTCTTGACTTGTTCAGAAAAAATGACTGCCAATCACATGGTGTAGATATATTATCTATATCAATGTATCCATTGGTGGGGTCCTCCTTGGTTATTGTTCTTTGAAAATTAGAGCAGTTGTGATAATTTCACATGATAGCTAGTTTACGTTATGGGCTCCATGTGTTTTATTTGACAATACAATACCTCCGTCTCAATgataaattttttttattagtttattttaatttttttttatatatttctataattgaaaataattcagatttaaactctttattttattcATTTTATTCTTAATAAGAAATTTTTATAGTTACACAAATGTCATAGCTTTGCAAAGGTTTTATCCCATTAAGTTTTTAATACCACAAATTTAAAAAGTCTTTCTTTTTTATCTTAAACTCTTCTAAAATGATACATAAAGAGTATTTTTTTAAGGTAGTGTCCTTACCTGAAGTAATTCACAGGATATTTGTAACTACTCcatccggtccacaataagtaatcaatttgctttttttattttggtctaaAATAATtgtccatttatataataaaaaaaaaattaatttattttttcaaaattatcctTATATACGTATTcctaaaaagtcatttactcTTCACATTTACGAGAGAAGTAAGTGCTACTATAACTACGATGCAACATTTAATGAAGGGTAgttagtcacactaactattttcgtGTAGAATTTATTATTTCCTTAATGGGTGTGcccaaagcaaattggtcacttattgtagATCGGTGGGAGTAATATTTAGACAAATAAAAATTTACTTGACAATTATCGTTACCCTGCAATTATCCTATaaaaaatatcatactaaaacCTATAAAAGCTCAAGAAAAAATGGTTTAAATTATTCAACTTTTTACAATGTCATGTGATTCATGGAATGGAATGAGCTATCAAAAGTATTAGTCAAATAGTGTACAATTTCATTTAAATTAAAACCGGGAACTGAATTAAGCAATAAAATGCTAGGGAAAATGGGAATTCAAGAGGAAACATAAATTAAAGCCAAAGATATTTAAAATGAAAGTAGGAAAAAAGATGACATGAAAGATGAAACCTACAGAAGTGCTCCATGTGAAGTGTATATATGCAAAAAACAGATAAAATTAAAATGACCCAAAAAAGAGAGAGGTTGGGAGTACTCTTTCAAGTAATGGGTATATGGTAAGAAAATTGTCCAACTTGGGTCAGTGACTTTACTGGTGTAAGTAAGCATGTGCTAAAAGTTGTGGGAGGTCAGTTGCTTATCTTACCTATACACAGAGATATAATACAAGTGGCAACTGTCTGCTTTATATTTTTCGAAAACAGTGTGATTATGACTTACCATTATAAGGGTAAGGGGTTTTCTCCTCCAGTTTTGACAGTCATTTTAATTTGGCATAGTAATATTTAATTCTCCTATTGGTTCCTTTTATAAGTAAAATTTTGCCCACAGCGTATCTGACAACTGCTGGCTTGTAAACTGTGCTTAGATTCTTCTTAGCTTTTCTTCCAACCAACAAAACTAGCTAGATTCTCCTTATCAAGAATTAATTTACTAGGAGTAATATTATTATTAGCTCTTATTTACCATAAGTTGGACTACAATGGGTATGTTGTTATTTGGTTTTTTGTTGTTTACCTCAAGTTTTAATAGGTTATTGAGGACCCACGTAGGGGAGCGATCGAAACAAAATACTCCCTTTGGTTCATAATAAGTACTTTTTTTGCCTTTTCAGttagtccaaaataagtgtcctttTATATTATCAAAAAAGTATTAActttattttttcaagatttgcCCTTATTTACATATTCCAAAGTGTCAAGTTAACAGTATACAAattttaattaagggtaatttagtTGAAATACCTTTTTTCTCTaggaattaatatttttttaagggATGTGCCAAAAGTTAAAAAGTCATGGACAGGAGGGAGTATAATTAAGAGTACTAATAATGTTTAACATTTTGACAGGAGGTGTTGATGGGAAGAGCACCCGATCTGAAATCCTTTCAAGTAAATGCAGATGCATTCATCTGCTCAATACTACCTGGAATTTCTCATCCCCAAGTGCAATATTCTCCAGGTATTAAGGCAttatcccacttagtggggtctggggagggtagtgtgtacgcagaccttacccctaccctagggtagagagactgtttccaaatagacccccgacatccttctctccaagaacttcccaccttactCTTGGGaaaactcgaactcacaacctctcggttggaagtggggttGCTTATCACTTTCGAAAAGTGAATGCAGAAGATATACTACTTAACAATAATATGAAAGAACCGTGAGTGAATTACAATGTATTATAAATACTAATAATGTTTTGTcattttgttgttgttggtgaGAAGGTGGACTCATTGTCAAACCTGGCGTTTGTAACATGCAGCATGTGACATCCTTGTCCTTCCTACTGCTGGCTTACTCTAATTATCTAAGCCACGCCAATCATGCCGTGCCATGTGGCTCCATGTCAGCCACCCCTGCTCTCCTCAAACACATTGCCAAACGTCAGGTAATCAATGTAACATTGTTTGAAAGTTTGAATATACATAACTTCTATACAGTAATAACTTATATTAGCAGACCACATAAAAAATAACTATAAATAATTAGTAGTTCCTAAGAAATGAGATTCAGAACCTAAAAAATATGGCAGGTTGCCTGTTACAACAAGTAGAAATACACTTTCAgtataaggggtcgtttggtagggtgtttAAGAATAGTGCAGAATaaagtgtattagtaatgcatgagTTAGCAATGCACGCACTAGTTATGCAAATATTATTTTTATCTACTGtctggtgtggtgtattaaaattataatgcattgcattatttttaagaaaaatagttgctTACAAAAATACCCTCCATATTCAGATAGTTACTAATGCCAtgattttctatgcattacttatgtATAGGATAATGTCACAAGTTGAAAAAATGTACCAAACaaaggtattagtaatgcataaagctaatgcttgcattattttatctaatacCTCCGTAAGTAAGTATTCATACATTGTCAATACATATAACTTATAAATCATTAAGGAATTCGTGAAATTTTTCCAATTTAGAACTCTTTAAATTAGGACCAAGATTGGAAACAATGAAATTAGATCATGGAATGAGACAGGTTAAGGTTTATGTTCTCATCTGCACCTTATGTTTGTTTTAAAGTTCAAATTACGATACAAGCTATTTCAGTCACTTCTCACTCTCGCTATACAACTAAAATTAAAAGGACCCCATGTTCTTTAAATTTCCTCAAATTGCGGTGAATGAATTGATACAACCTAAAAGGCGATTCTTGAAAAATCTCGTGGGCCCATTTGCACATTTCAAACTCCTAGATCTTAATTACATTTTGTTGCAAGAAATAAATAGTCCGAAATAAGTGATTTTTGGCcttttttttgtggtccaaaataagtgatttttccagatttcaagaatgaattaattattttttccagattccagatttcaagaatgaaataAGTGTTGGAATATGTGTTAAGAGTGGTTAtgtgagatagtaaaggttaatatggtcaattctattgctaattaatgctaaaaggtgGATTCCTTAATCTGTGTGACAACATCCAAAAAAATCACATATTTTGAACCGGAGGAAGTAATAATGATATGCGGTTATCACTGTTCCACGTATCCATCCTTCCAAGTCGTTACCGTTTCTTTTTCAttattgtatttcttttcaagaatATTATCGCTATACTGAGTCGAAGGTCTATCGGAACATGCTCTTTATCTTCATAAAGTCGGAATAAGGCCTGTGTACACCCTTTTCTTCTCAGACTCCACTCGTAGGATTACACTaaatttattgttgttattatatCCATCCTTCCCAAGTCATTATCTAtgccttttaaaattaatttgttGTCCGTTGTTAAGGGCATATAATATCATATCATATctttaataaaactatattttggGCCTTACAGGTGGATTACATTCTTGGAGATAATCCTCAAAGAATGTCATACATGGTGGGGTATGGTCCACGTTACCCATTAAGGATTCACCACAGAGGCAGCTCTTTACCATCAGTGGCGGCCCATCCAGCCCAAATTGGGTGTAAAGGAGggtccaattatttcttctcaccaaatccaaatccaaatcgcTTGATTGGTGCTGTTGTTGGTGGGCCTAATATCACTGATTCCTTCCCAGACGCAAGGCCTTTCTTTCAGGAGTCAGAGCCCACTACTTACGTTAATGCGCCATTGGTGGGCCTTTTGGCTTACTTTTCAGCCCATCCTTGATCTTTTATTGTAAAGAGAGAATGTAGTGGTGTGCAAAGGCAAAGGCAAAGGCCACCCTCTCTATATATTAATTAATATTATTGTTCAACATTCTAATTGTTCCTTATTCAATCAATGAAGAAAGTACTACGACTAGTCTTTTTTATTTCACTATACAATATGCTAACTATTAATACAACAATGTATTACAGTATGCCAACTATTAATACAACAATGTCTTGTTCCCTATTCAATCGATGAACAAAGTACTACAAGTAATCATTTTTTCACTATATATGCTAACTATTAAAACAGCAGTGTCTTCTTTGAGTTCTCCATGTGCCTTCAAATTAAAATTTTAGATAGGTTAGTGAGGAAAATAAATTTTGCCCATAAGTGATGAAAGtcattttttatctttttacgaaaattcttttttttttcttctttttttggaagTGATTTCCATCTTACCAAACATGAGGAAATAATTCTCTAATGAGAAGTATTATCATGAAAAATGACTTTTTAATACCAAAGATGATGCTTACCTTATAATTATGATCAAAATGAAAAGGAGAAAGAGCACTTTTTATAAATGTTGAGCTGAGTAAGAGAGGCAGGGGAGGAAATTTCATTAAAACCCTTAACCTTTAGGACTTAATTTCTTGAGTTTAAAAAATGTTTATAGAGATATGTATGTGGAAGTAGTACGTCCATGTTACTTTCGATCATATCGCCctgcgtttctttgacattccatATATGGATActgttctcttctttttcttctgcCTCAAGAGTTCTGCAATGAATATTACTCTAATTAAAGCAGTGAGTTGTTGATAGTAGGCGGGGGTGCATATAGCATTTCGAACTCATGACTTTCGATATggagtaaaaatttatatgtaacTAGAGGCACTACTATTATGTATGCATTCTGCCACAGAGTAGTTGGTATGCTCTGTTTGTCTATCCTATAAGCAAAAAGAGGGAGAAAAAAATGACAATATATTTTTCCTTGTAATAAAAATTTAAAGCTAACTGGAAAGTGTTGCTCAAGGGGTATTCGGTCCCATTTAAAAGATGAGGGAGTCTTGTTCCCCTAACAATAAGGTTAAGGGGGTCcagtgacaacaacaacaacaacccagtataatcctacttagtggggtttggggagggtagtgtgtacgcagaccttacccctaccctggggtagagaggctgtttccaaatagaccccggcatccttccctccaagaacttcccaccttgctcttggggagactcgaactcacaacctctttaGTGAATTTACTCTAAATAAAAAGATATAAATTATAAGCATataattacatatatatatatatatatatatatatatatatatatatatatctatttgtCTCCATTTATCTGAcacacttttattttacttttatcCCTAAAAAAGATATTTctatatttaaaataatataaCTTTAAAATTTTCACGTTGTGGTTGTTCCCTCTCCTTTCAGTCGAGTGACTTCGTACCTATCCTTACCGAGAAAAAACGAGTTCCATAGACGATCTGAAGAGATTTTCTATCATATATCGTTAAAAAGATCTAgttgataatttatttatttcttttttcgtATAGAGCCGATAATTTTGATGTAGAATATCcttaacaaggcaacaagaaaactCGATTTTATATATGAGACACATAAACAGGCACACCCTCTATGTGGAAAAAAAGGACCATGAAGCGCAGATTAAGTTTCTTCTCTTCTCCTCTATTTCTTTTAGGGCTGTTCATTCAGATCGGATATTcgaaatccgaaccgatccattcaattttgaatttcggatttcggattatgtttattaaaatttcggatttcggatcggatttcggattggtatattttaatccaatccaatccgaaatccgaaattattaggacatgtataaatactacactttaatttacatcaacctccaagttattacctttacaattgctagatttagctatattggcaccatagtactctcataattacataaacatgaatttttcttaatgtattgcctcttttacaaagaaaatatacatattagtttaactttgaggcataataatacgatccgatatccgatccgatccaaactttaaaatccgatccgatccgatataattcggatcggattaggattgcattttctagaatccaaaatccgaaattcgaatccgaaatatactaaatccgatccgatccgatccgtgcacGGCCCTAATTTCTTTTGTGGTTTTCTGTTCTCTCTTTTGCCAAAATCTCACCAAGattcccatcttcttcttcttcctataTTCGACACCACTACACGTCTTTAACCTCTAAAAGCAAAAGCTTAATTATGAGACAAAGTACTTCACTCAGATTCTTGATCATTTCAACTATAATCCACAAAGTTATCAGACCTTTCAACAAAGGTATCTGTTCATTGACAAACACTGGGGTGGCGCCAAGAGCAATGCTCCTATTTTTGTATGTACTGGAGGTGAAGCAGACATTGGATTTATTATTCAAAACGTTGGTTTCATGTTTGATATAGCTCCCAATTTTAAAGCCCTCCTGCTCTTCATTGAGGTATTCCGTCAATTTCTCTCGATTCTTTCTGAGGTTATATAAGGTTGAAATGTCAACTATCACACTGACGACGATTTAAAGATTTTTATATTCTATAACAACTTATTATTTTGTTTTTTAGGTTACATATCGAGTTTGCTAGGATGTTGTTGCATGTCAACTTAATTTAATACTTAATTGCAAAAAATATAAACTTGTTTGTTATAAGGTCGAGAATGATGTCTCAACTTATGTATAAAAGATTATAAATACATTAAGAAACACTAAATAGACACGGAAACCAAAGCCTACATTATCTTCTTGACCAATAATATGATAATTTTGATGTGGAGTCTCACGACAATTACGATATTTTTCTCAAGTTTTCATGGCCTACCATCCTAGTCCAATATGTGTGAAAAAAACAATTATTGAGAGATTCCCTTCTCCTTTCTTGGCCCCATAATCAGTAACCACCCCCTCTCACCCTCACTGTTTTCTTTGCTTTGCCAACTGCAAAACACTGAAGAAAGGCAGCATGAAAATCAGATTATTTCTCCTCCAATTTGTTCTCTTCCTTGtgtgtttttcttctctctcCTTTGCCAAAATTCCACCAAGATTCCCTTCTTCTTCCTTTGTTCAACCTGAAAATCTCTACTTTTCTCTGGCCTCTAAAGGCAACAAGCTTTATGAGACAAAGTACTTCACTCAAATTCTTGACCACTTCAATTATAATCCAGATAGTTATCAAACCTTTCAACAAAGGTATTTGTTTAATGACAAAAATTGGGGTGGTGCCAAGACTAATGCTCCTATCTTTGTATACACTGGTAATGAAGGAGACATTGAATGGTTTACTCAAAACACTGGTTTCATGTTTGAAATTGCTCCCCATTTTAAAGCCCTCCTAGTCTTCATTGAGGTATTACCGCTCTTCTTTCGATCTAAATAGTACTTCCTCAGTTCCAATTTAACGAGAGTCAAAATGTGTGAAGTTTAATCAATATTTTAAAATGTATTTTTTTATCATATTTACATGAGAAAAATTGCAATTTATAGTAATTTTCGTATAGTTT
Coding sequences:
- the LOC104247162 gene encoding endoglucanase 8-like gives rise to the protein MARNSCCFPAGFPSFPLTLALIFFLSVNLLRHCSAGGHDYRDALRKSILFFEGQRSGKLPPDQRIKWRKDSALHDGASAGVDLTGGYYDAGDNVKFVFPMAFTTTLLSWSIIDFKRNIGSELGNAVKAVKWATDFLLKATAKEGVIYVQVGDAFSDHSCWERPEDMDTLRTVYKIDQNHPGSDVAGEIAAALAAASIVFRSLDSSYSSLLLDRAVKVFEFANRHRGAYSSSLHSAVCPFYCDFDGYQDELLWGAAWLHKATRRRQYREYIVKNEVILRAGDTINEFGWDNKHAGINVLISKEVLMGRAPDLKSFQVNADAFICSILPGISHPQVQYSPGGLIVKPGVCNMQHVTSLSFLLLAYSNYLSHANHAVPCGSMSATPALLKHIAKRQVDYILGDNPQRMSYMVGYGPRYPLRIHHRGSSLPSVAAHPAQIGCKGGSNYFFSPNPNPNRLIGAVVGGPNITDSFPDARPFFQESEPTTYVNAPLVGLLAYFSAHP